The nucleotide sequence CTCTTTCCATTGTTTGATTTGCGAAGCGACAAAGCGGGCTTCGTCCAACTCATTGAAGGCACAGTAAATATCTACGGGTTCGCCATCACCACTATCTGTCCATAAATTTTTGCCTAATCGGTTATCATTATTGGCAATTAATTCGTTAGCACAACTTAAAATATTACCTGTAGAGCGGTAATTTTGTTCCAAACGAATGGTTTGAGCGTTGTCGTAATCATTGAGGAAACGTTGGATATTTTCCACCTGCGCCCCACGCCAACCGTAAATAGATTGGTCATCATCGCCCACGATCATCACTTTACCGACATTTCCTGCCAATAAACGAATGAGATCGTACTGAATATTGTTGGTGTCTTGGAACTCATCAATCAAAATCTGCTGAAAACGTTGCTGGTAACGCTGTAAAATAGCAGGTTTATGCTTAAATAATTCATAGGCACGAATAAGTAGCTCGGCAAAATCCAAAAGACCTGCTCGGTCGCAAGCCTCTTGATAGATTTGGTAAATCTCAACCAACTTTTTCTCATTTGGATCGTTATGGTGATCAATATCTTTCGCCCGATTACCCTTATCTTTTTGAGCATTGATATACCAAGCTACGTGTTTCGGCGGGAAATGTTTTTCATCAATATTGTGTAATTTCAACAAGCGTTTAAGTAAACGCTGCTGATCCTCGGTATCCATAATTTGAAAATCTTGCGGTAAATCGGCATCTAAATAATGGGAGCGTAATAAACGATTAGCAATACTATGAAAAGTGCCTACCCACATACCAAACAGGCGGTTATCTCCTGATTGGGAAAGGGTATGCTCAATACGGTGCCGCATTTCTGCGGCGGCTTTATTGGTAAAAGTTACGGCGAGAATGTTTGATTCCGGTATATTTTCCACGCCAATTAACCACGCAATGCGGTGAGTTAAAACCCTTGTTTTGCCCGAACCGGCTCCCGCCAGAACCAAATAATTGCCGATTGGTGCAGCAACAGCTTCTCGCTGCTTGTCATTTAAACCATCTAATAATAATGAAAAATCCATAATCACCTTTTAATCTGTGCTTTTATACAGCATTATAGCCTAAATTATGGGTTTAAGAAAATGTTCTCCGTTAAAATGGGATCTTGGAATTCAAAACCGGCTGCGAGGAGTTTTTCTGGAATGAGTTGTTGGTTATCTAATACTAAGCAAGCTCGTTCACCTAAGCCTAATTTCAACGCAAATTCAGGCGCAGTAAAGAAAGCGGGGCGATTAACGGCATTCGCTAGAATACGATTAAATTCCTCATTTCTTACGGGATTTGGTGCAACAAAATTGTAAACACCCGAACAATTTGCATTTTTTAGTAAAAAAATGACCGCTTGTACGTGATCTCGGCGGCTAATCCACGCCCAATATTGCTTTCCTGAACCGAGCTTTCCGCCTAATCCGCATTTATAAATCGGTAAAATTTTCTTTAATGCCCCACCTTCCGGCGAAAAGACCGTCCCTGTACGGATTAAACAAACTCTGGTTTTATCGCTTTCAGCTTCGAGAGCTGCCCTCTCCCATTGTTGGCAAAGGTGATTAGTGAAGCAATCTTGATAACAAGCGGTCGATTCTGTATAAAAATTTGCAGATTTCGGTAAATCGCCATAAATTCCGATTGCCGAACCTGAGAGAAAAGTATGCGGAGGATTAACACTCGCATTAATTAATTCGCTGAGCTTATTGGTAATTTTAACTCGGCTTTCAATGAGTTTACGCTTTTGTTGCTCCGTCCAACGCTTATCAAAAATGGGCTCACCGGCAAGATTAATAACCGCATCAAAGTCGTTCAAATCGGAAAACTCATCGAGTGAATAGCAATATGTGATCTGCTTATCATCACTTTTCTTTCCTTTATCTCTTACTAAAAGTGTAAAGTGATGATTTTCAGATTTTAACTTTTTAATTAACTCAGTGCCAATAAAGCCCGTACCACCCGTAATAAGAATATTCATACGTTATCTCCTTATAAAGAAATGGCAAACTTGCCACGCTACTGCCTTAATTATTTACAATTTAGTTATCTACCATCTAGCTACAATGATGTTTCAAATAGCTCCGTGATATTTTTAATTAAATCTTCGACTAAAACCTGACGGACAGGGGTAATAAAAATGGTGTCATCGCCTGCAATTGTACCTAAAATGCCTTCAGCTTTTCCCATTGAATCCAGTAAGCGAGCAATAAGTTGAGCTGCTCCCGGGCTGGTTTTCACTACAATTAATGCTTCATTGTAGTCAATATCAACTACTAAATTTTTAAGTGGACTTGATGTTGTTGGCACACTTAATTCTACAGGGAGCTGATAGACCATTTCCATTTTGGTGTTACGTGTTCTAACCGCCCCAAATTTAGACAACATTCGAGAAACTTTTGATTGGTTAATGTTCTCAAATCCCATTTCTTGTAATGCGGCTACAATTTCACTTTGTGAGCTGAATTTTTCTTCTCGCAGTAGTGATTTAAACGCTTCTGATAAATTATCTATCTTATCCACATTCATTCTCTTATTCATAAAAAAGCTAAAATTATTCATCATTCTTGCTTATTTATGCAAATAAATCAATAAAGCAAGAGAAAATCCAATAAAAAATTTGCTCTATGTCTCAAAAATGAGATTTGCTGTTTGAATCATAAAAAAATTTGCCTTACACTAAATTAATCTAAACTTCCATAACTTATTAGGAGAAATTTATGTGTAAAAAAGTCGCTCTTTTAGGTGCAGCAGGTGGCATTGGTCAATCTCTCGCATTATTATTAAAACTCAATTTACCTGCTAAATCTGAATTATCTCTTTATGATATTTCCCCTGTTACACCCGGCATTGCGGTTGATTTAAGCCATATTCCAACGGATGTTAAAGTAACAGGTTTTGCTGGTGAAGATCCGACTGATGCACTTAAAGATGCTGATGTGGTTGTGATTTCTGCTGGTGTTGCTCGTAAGCCGGGTATGACACGTGCTGATTTATTCAATGTCAACGCAACTATCGTACATAACTTAGTGGAAAAAGCAGCAAAAGTTTGCCCGAAAGCGTGTATCGCAATTATCACTAACCCGGTTAATACAATTATTCCAATCGCGGCAGAAGTACTGAAAAAAGCCGGTGTTTACGATAAAAACAAACTCTTTGGTGTAACCACATTAGATGTAATTCGTGCTCACACCTTTGTAGCTGAAGCTAAAAATGTGAATGTGAAATATGTGAGAGTACCTGTTATTGGCGGGCATTCAGGCACAACTATTCTTCCATTACTTTCACAAGCAACCGTAAATGGCTTAAAACTTGAATTCACTCAAGAGCAAATTGAGCAATTAACGCACCGCATCCAAAATGCAGGTACGGAAGTTGTTGAAGCGAAAGCAGGTGGCGGTTCAGCAACTTTATCAATGGCACAGGCAGGAGCGGAATTTGCACTTGGCTTAGTAAGGGGATTAATTGGTGAAGACGTTATTCGCTACGCTTATGTTGATAATACCAACGGAGAAACCTCACCAGCATTCTTTGCTTACCCAATTCGCTTAGGCGCAGAAGGCTTAAAAGAAGTGCTACCAATTGGCAAATTAAGTGATTTTGAGAAAAAACAAGTAGAAGATTTAATTCCAATTTTAAATGAAGAGATCGAATTAGGTCAAAAATTCAATAAAGATGCTTAATTAGCATTATAGGGGCTGCTCTGTCAGCCCTTTTTTTATCTAATTTTATTATTATCAGAAGGAAATGATTATGTTAAAACACAAGATTATTATTAGTTTAATGGCATTTTCTATTATCGCTTGTTCATCTAATAAGCCTGTGAAAGTCGTAAGTGGCGATAATAAATTAGATTATGCACAACAAAAGAATATTCATATTAGTGAATCAAAATTAGAAAATAACACGACGACTACAAATCAGAATATGCAAAAGCCGAAAAATGCAACGGCACTTTGCTTTAACGGGATTTATTCAACAGATATGCAAAATCCTTGTGCAAATCAAGGCGGAGTAAAAGAGAAATATAGCCATTACTATGCTGATTAAATAGAGAATCGCAATACGCCCATTTTATGGGCGTATTGTTACTCTTTCTTTTCGGCTTTTTGCTCTTTTTCAGGTTCAGGGTCAAATTTCACTACCGGCACACAGCCTCGACAAGCACCTTGATTTACACCTAATTCATCACAAAATTTATCGTATTTTTCAAGGGCTTGTTTAAACCAGCTTTTCTTTTCGGTTTGTTCACTCATCATTTTTCCCCTCTCAACTTACAAGCGGTCGAATTTTGTAAATTTTTTACCAAAAACCACCGCTTGTATTCGATTAATCACGGAAATTGTTGAATTGGAACGGTTGTCCTAATTCTGCCCCTTTTACAAGCTGGATTGCAGCTTGTAAATCATCACGAGATTTGCCGGTTACACGCACTTGCTCGCCTTGAATTTGAGCCTGTACTTTGATTTTGGAATCTTTAATCAGCTTGGTGATTTTTTTCGCCATATCAGACTCAATGCCTTGTTTGAGTTTGATCTCTTTTGAGTAGAGCTTGCCGTGGTGTTCGCTTTCGCTTGGGATATCAAGCGAGTTATGCTCAATGCCACGTTTTACGCACGAGCCGATTAAAATTTCGATCAACTGTTCTAATTGGAAATCAGATTCGGTGGTGAGCTTAATGCTTTCATTTTTTTCGTTGAGCTCAATAACCGCTTCCACGCTACGGAAGTCGTAGCGAGTGCTGAGTACACGGTTGGCATTTTCCACCGCATTACGCACTTCGTGCATTGTGATTTCAGATACAATATCAAATGATGGCATTTTTCGTTCCTCTCAAATTAGTTTTGAAATAAATGTTTAGCATTCAATAACACGCAAAGTGCGGTTAAGTCCGCAAAGTTTACCACAAAATCCGCCTGTTCTTGCACTTTTGGTTTGGCGTGCAGGGCAACGCCTAGGCTGGCGGTTTTTAGCATTGGTAAATCGTTCGCCCCATCGCCGACTGCAACCCATTGATTTTGCGGAATATTAAATTTGTTCGCCAACTGTTGTAGGGTATCGGCTTTATGTTTAGCGTCCACCACTTTGCCCAGCACCTTGCCGGTGAGTTTGCCGTCCAGAATTTCGAGCTGATTTGATACGGCAAAATCCAAGCCATATTTTTCTTTCAAATAATCGGCGAAATAATCAAAACCGCCCGAGGCAATGGCTAATTTCCAGCCGTGTGATTTTAAGGTGGCTACCATTTCCTCGAAGCCGTCCATAAGCGGTAGATTTTCCCGCACTTTTTGCAAAATGCTTTCAGGGGCGTTTTCCAGCGTGCCGACTCGTTTACGCAAACTCTGCTCGAAATCCAACTCACCACGCATCGCACTCGCTGTAATCGCAGATACAATGTCGCCCGTGCCGGCTAGTTTGGCGATCTCATCAATACATTCAATTTTAATCGCCGTGGAGTCCATATCCATCAACAATAAACCAGCTTGGTTGAGGCTTGGTGTGATGTTAAGGTCGCTAATATCCGCTTTGATTTGTTGAGCGGTTTCACGCAGCTCGCAAGCGGTGGAATTTGTGGAAAAAAATGCAATTTTATAGCCTAAATAGACCGCTTGTTTGAGCAGTTCGGCTTTTGCTTGGCTGGAGAATTGCTGGATTTCGTTGTCCGTTAAGGTTTTGGAATAGATAAAAATGGTGTTTGTCATAGTCTTATTTTATGCTGTTTAAATTTACTACATTAATCTAACAGAAAACCGTGCTACAATCACGCATCATTTTGAGGGGAATTAAATGTATATTACGCGTGAAAAAATAACTAAAACGCTTTTACTAGCAACAATTACTCTACTCTGTTTCGGTATTGTGGCAGTTATTTTAATGGGTATAAATCAATTTAAATTTGGCTCACAATTAGCAAGCATTAACCAAGTGTCAAATCTTTCGCACCTATTGGTTCGCCAGCAAGCGAATATTTTTTCATTTTTATTAGTTAAAAATGCAAAAACTGATGAGCTAGTTGATTCATTAGATAGTTTTACAAAAGAAGATTTTATTATTGATGCAAATATTTACTCACCAAAAGGGGTTTTACTTGCACAAAGTCAAAATGCAAAAGAGCTAAAAACATTATTAGCTGAACAAACCGAAAAAACACAACAAATTGTTGAACCTATATTTTCGCAGCAGACCTTAGTTGGTTTCTTGCGTGTAACCTTTGATGCAGAATATGGGCAAACAACCAAAGCAAGGGTTGAGCAGCAATTTAAACAACTTTATGGTGAAATGATTATCTTATTACTAACAGGTATATTATTAGCAAGCAGTGTTCATTATTACTTCCGCCGTAAAATTCATCATATTCATATTGCCCCTAAACCTATTTTAGGCGAAATGAAAACACAGACACAGCGTTTTCATTCTCGCCGCCGCTGGAACAAGCGTAAATAGTTTACGCTCAATGAGATAAACGATTGTAATTTGAGCGAATAGGCGTATAATATCCGCCGTTTTTCGCCGAATGGTATAGTAAAAAATTAAAATTTAAAGAGGAATAAATGGCTAAAGAAGATAGCATTGAAATGCAAGGTACAATTTTAGAAACCTTACCAAATACAATGTTCCGTGTGGAATTAGAAAACGGTCACATCGTTACCGCTCACATTTCAGGTAAAATGCGTAAAAACTATATCCGCATTTTAACCGGCGATAAAGTTACCGTTGAAATGACTCCATACGATTTAAGCAAAGCACGCATTATTTTCCGTGCGAGATAATCGGTAAAACCAAACAAAAAATAAGGCGAACATTAGTTCGCCTTATTTTTTTAGCCTTTCTCCACAATCCCTTCCGCACACGCAAAAGCCGATGACCACGCCCATTGGAAGTTGTAACCGCCGAGCCAGCCGGTTACGTCCAGCACTTCGCCGATAAAATAGAGCCCCTCTACATTTTTCGCTTCCATTGTTTTGGAGGAAATATAGTCGGTGTCCACTCCGCCTTTGGTCACCTCTGCGGTGCGGTAGCCCTCCGTGCCATTTGGTAAGAATGGCCAATGGTGGATAAATTGTTCCAAAAAGGCGAGATCTTTTTTGCTGAGATCGGCAATCACCTTATCTGCCAGTAATTTTTGCTCTAACCAGATATCGACCAATTTTTTCGGAAAATGGCGAGCCAATACAGTTTTTAGCTGCAATTTCGGCGAAAATTGGCGAAGTTCATTCAAAATTTCAACAATTGATGCTAATGGCAGCAAATCAATTTCTACCGTTTCACCCAGTTCCCAATAGTTTGAGATCTGCAAAATCGCCGGGCCGGACAAACCTCGGTGGGTAAACAGCATTTGATTGCTAAAACTTTTGCCGTTGGCAGAGACCGTAATCGGAATAGCAATGCCCGAGAGTTCGGCAAAGTGTTTGTCGCTCTCTTTCCAAGTGAACGGTACAAGGCTGGCTCGGGGCGGAATTACCGGAATACCGAACTGTTCGGCAATTTGGTAGCCAAAAGGGCTTGCCCCAAGTGCCGGCATTGATAAACCACCGGTGGCGATCACCAGATTTTCAGTTTGGAATTGCTCACTAGCGGTCGAAATTTGGAAAAAATTTGCAAATTTCTCAACAGAAATGACCGCTTGTCGCAGGAAAATTTCCACCTTGCCTTTTTCGCATTCCGCTTGGAGCAAATCGACAATCTGTTGCGAACTTTCATCGCAGAAAAGCTGCCCGAGTTCCTTTTCGTGATAGCTAATACCGTGAGCCTCCACGAGTGAAATGAAATCACACTGCGTATAGCGTGAGAGTGCCGATTTTACAAAATGGCGGTTTTGGCTGAGGTAGTTGTTCGCCCCCACCTCCAAATTGGTGAAATTACAAAAGCCTCCGCCAGACATTAAAATCTTGCGTCCGATTTTTTTGCCGCTATCGAGCACCACCACTTTTTTGCCGGCTTGCCCGAGTTGGGCAGCACAAAATAGCCCTGCCGCTCCGGCTCCGATAATCACTACATCAAATTTTTGCATTAGAAATTGAGTACCTTGTCTGCGTCTATCGTCCAATCTGCCAATTCGCTCAATGTGCCAATCTCCACCCCTTCCGCCAGCGGCAATTCGGTAATGCCTCGGGCGTTGGTGCAGGTTTTGCAAAGCTTCACCGTCGCCCCTTGAGCGGTGAGAATTTCCAACATCTGTTGAAGATGATACCCCTCCGCCGGATTTTGTTTCGCCAGCCCTGCAGTAACAGCATCTGACATTAAAAACAGTTTGATTTCCACCTTGGCGTTGTGCTGATCTTGCAGCTGCAACGCGAGGCGTAAACCACTGAAGAACGTTTCATTGCCGTATGGAGCGGAGTTGATGATAAATAAGAATTTTTGAACTGAATTTGACATTTTTACCTCGGAATACACGAAACACATAGATAATGAAAAAATCCCTCTCACGAATGAGAGGGAAACCAATTAGTGAGCATCTGCCCAAATAAATTTAATCATAAAGAGTAATGAAACCACCAGCACTGATGGATTGATCTCTTTCCAACGACCGGTAAAGGCTTTCATTACGCAGTAGGTGATAAAGCCGAATGCGATCCCTTCCGTGATGGAGTAGGTAAATGGCATCATTACCGTAGTGATAAACGCCGGGGTTGCTTCGGTTAAGTCGTCCCATTTTACTTCAATAAGGCTAGACGCCATTAAAATTCCCACGAACACCAATGCCCCTGCGGTTGCATACGCCGGCACTAAGCCTGCTAATGGCGAGAAGAAAATCGTTAAGAGGAACAATACGCCCACGACAACTGCTGTTAAACCGGTTCTGCCGCCAACGGAGACGCCAGAACCACTTTCGATGTAGGTTGAAATGGCGGAAGTTCCCATATAAGTCCCTGCCATTGCAGCGGTGCTATCTACCAATAATGCTTGTTTCATTTTCGGGAAGCGACCTTGTTCGTCCGCAAAACCGGCTTTGGTGGTCACAGCAATTAACGTGCCTGATGAGTCGAACAAGTTCACCAACATAAAGGAGAAAATAATACCGAGCAAGGCAACGTCAAACGCCCCGGCGATATCCACTTGCCCCACAACCGCATCTAAACTTGGCGGCATTGAGATAACACCGCTGAATTTTACGTCTGGGTCAAAAATTAATGCTAGTCCGGTGACTACCACAATCGACACCAATACGCCCGAGTGAACGCCTTTTGCCGCTAGCATTACGATGATGAAGAAACCTAAAATGCCCATTAACACTTTCGGGTCGTGCAAATTGCCTAATGCGACTAAGGTTGCCGGGTTTGCTACCACTAAGCCCATATTTTTAAAGCCGATTAACGCAATGAATAAACCGATGCCAGCCCCGATACCCACACGTAAACCGAGCGGAATCGCTGACATAAACCAGTAGCGAACTTGCAACACGGTTAACAGGAATAAACCCACCGAGCCCAAGAAAATCGCACCCATACCCACTTGCCACGAGTAGCCGAGTTTTTGCACCACGACGAAAGCAAAGAAAGCGTTCAAGCCCATTGCCGGAGCAAGTGCGATTGGCAAGTTACTGAACAAGCCCATTGCGATGGTGCCGAATGCGGCAATTAAACAGGTGGTGACGAAAACCACTTGAGTGTCCATTCCTGCCACGCCAAGAATCGACGGGTTAACGAACACGATATAAACCATTGTGAAAAAGGTGGTAATGCCCGCTACGATTTCGGTTTTTGCATTACTGCCTTTCGCTTTAAGCTGAAATAATTTTTCTAACATAAGACCTTCGGAACTTAATGAAATTGAGAGAAATAAGAACGCCCAAGCAATTTTTCATTGCTCGGGCGTTGACGATTTTTACCACGAAACGAGGCGTTTAGCAAGCGTTAATACTCTAAAACCAGCTCCAATAATTCCACCGCTAAAAACGCAAGGCTGAAACGTTGCTCGTCTGCGACTGTCCAGAACTGGATTTCCTGTTCCGATTTCGCCAGTAACTGACTGATTTCTAACGCATTTTCTTCTTCATTTTCGCCATTTTTCACTGCCGTGATCACGGTTTCTTCGTTGAAATTGATCCAATTTGCCGCTTTCCACGCTTCACTTAACTGCTCGGCATCTAATTGATATTCAGACTGCACCGACACCATTTGCGACACGCCATAAAACACCGGCACTTGCACGGCGTGGAAGGTGGTACAAGCGGTCAAATTTGGTAACACTTTTGCAAGTTGTAACTCAAAGGCTTTGGAGAACGGTAAATTTTTCTCTTCGCCCTGCACATTCGCCAGCACCACATCAAAGGCAATTCGCTCGGAATTTTCATCAAACGGAATACCGTTGAGCAAGCGTGCGGTTTGCCCTGCCAGCTCTTTCACTTTTTCATCGCCAAAATAAGCAGACGGTAAAAGTGAAGTCACGAATACTTGGTTTAACGGCTGAGCCAGCAAAGGTTTTAACGCTAACGCCAGTTGCGACACTTGCGGATTTGCTAATGCAACAATATTTCGCTCACGCAGATTGGCGACATTTTCATCATTCACGCTTGGCACAATCACCGGCACATCGCCGATTAACGCAGTAATACCGTATAAATCCAAAATCACACAACCGGCTTTCACGGCTTCCGCCAGCAATTCCGCTTGAGCCATTTTACCAGCGAAGAAAACGTGGCTAAACTCCGCCCAGTCCACTTCGTCTAACGCAAATTGCTCCACCGCTTTCGGCCCGAAACGTAAATTCTGCTCTTCACCAAACGGCTCTAATTCCACCGCTGAAATTTTCTCAATGGCGATATTTTTATGTTCTAACGCCTCCAACAATTTCTCCGCAAGGGCAAAATTGCTGGCAATGGCTAAATGGATAGTTGACACATATTCTCCTTTCTCATCATTTTCGTTGCAGAAATTATAGTGCAATTTACCTTCCTTCGCTATTCTGAATAGCAACGGCAATATCATACCTACAACGAGTTAATTGTAAATTTTTAACAAAAAAACACCGCTTGTTTTCCGACTGATTTACTTTTCAAATGTTTGGATTTTTGATATAGTTCATACTTTGGAAAGTAGCTTCTCATTCTCATTAAAATGGAAAGTGAATGGAAGTCAAAAAGCCCGATATGTAAAGAAATGGCAAAACAAGATTCAG is from Mannheimia varigena and encodes:
- a CDS encoding NAD(P)/FAD-dependent oxidoreductase; this translates as MQKFDVVIIGAGAAGLFCAAQLGQAGKKVVVLDSGKKIGRKILMSGGGFCNFTNLEVGANNYLSQNRHFVKSALSRYTQCDFISLVEAHGISYHEKELGQLFCDESSQQIVDLLQAECEKGKVEIFLRQAVISVEKFANFFQISTASEQFQTENLVIATGGLSMPALGASPFGYQIAEQFGIPVIPPRASLVPFTWKESDKHFAELSGIAIPITVSANGKSFSNQMLFTHRGLSGPAILQISNYWELGETVEIDLLPLASIVEILNELRQFSPKLQLKTVLARHFPKKLVDIWLEQKLLADKVIADLSKKDLAFLEQFIHHWPFLPNGTEGYRTAEVTKGGVDTDYISSKTMEAKNVEGLYFIGEVLDVTGWLGGYNFQWAWSSAFACAEGIVEKG
- a CDS encoding YajQ family cyclic di-GMP-binding protein; amino-acid sequence: MPSFDIVSEITMHEVRNAVENANRVLSTRYDFRSVEAVIELNEKNESIKLTTESDFQLEQLIEILIGSCVKRGIEHNSLDIPSESEHHGKLYSKEIKLKQGIESDMAKKITKLIKDSKIKVQAQIQGEQVRVTGKSRDDLQAAIQLVKGAELGQPFQFNNFRD
- a CDS encoding NCS2 family permease produces the protein MLEKLFQLKAKGSNAKTEIVAGITTFFTMVYIVFVNPSILGVAGMDTQVVFVTTCLIAAFGTIAMGLFSNLPIALAPAMGLNAFFAFVVVQKLGYSWQVGMGAIFLGSVGLFLLTVLQVRYWFMSAIPLGLRVGIGAGIGLFIALIGFKNMGLVVANPATLVALGNLHDPKVLMGILGFFIIVMLAAKGVHSGVLVSIVVVTGLALIFDPDVKFSGVISMPPSLDAVVGQVDIAGAFDVALLGIIFSFMLVNLFDSSGTLIAVTTKAGFADEQGRFPKMKQALLVDSTAAMAGTYMGTSAISTYIESGSGVSVGGRTGLTAVVVGVLFLLTIFFSPLAGLVPAYATAGALVFVGILMASSLIEVKWDDLTEATPAFITTVMMPFTYSITEGIAFGFITYCVMKAFTGRWKEINPSVLVVSLLFMIKFIWADAH
- a CDS encoding oxidoreductase; its protein translation is MSTIHLAIASNFALAEKLLEALEHKNIAIEKISAVELEPFGEEQNLRFGPKAVEQFALDEVDWAEFSHVFFAGKMAQAELLAEAVKAGCVILDLYGITALIGDVPVIVPSVNDENVANLRERNIVALANPQVSQLALALKPLLAQPLNQVFVTSLLPSAYFGDEKVKELAGQTARLLNGIPFDENSERIAFDVVLANVQGEEKNLPFSKAFELQLAKVLPNLTACTTFHAVQVPVFYGVSQMVSVQSEYQLDAEQLSEAWKAANWINFNEETVITAVKNGENEEENALEISQLLAKSEQEIQFWTVADEQRFSLAFLAVELLELVLEY
- the infA gene encoding translation initiation factor IF-1, with protein sequence MAKEDSIEMQGTILETLPNTMFRVELENGHIVTAHISGKMRKNYIRILTGDKVTVEMTPYDLSKARIIFRAR
- the serB gene encoding phosphoserine phosphatase SerB — its product is MTNTIFIYSKTLTDNEIQQFSSQAKAELLKQAVYLGYKIAFFSTNSTACELRETAQQIKADISDLNITPSLNQAGLLLMDMDSTAIKIECIDEIAKLAGTGDIVSAITASAMRGELDFEQSLRKRVGTLENAPESILQKVRENLPLMDGFEEMVATLKSHGWKLAIASGGFDYFADYLKEKYGLDFAVSNQLEILDGKLTGKVLGKVVDAKHKADTLQQLANKFNIPQNQWVAVGDGANDLPMLKTASLGVALHAKPKVQEQADFVVNFADLTALCVLLNAKHLFQN
- the argR gene encoding transcriptional regulator ArgR produces the protein MDKIDNLSEAFKSLLREEKFSSQSEIVAALQEMGFENINQSKVSRMLSKFGAVRTRNTKMEMVYQLPVELSVPTTSSPLKNLVVDIDYNEALIVVKTSPGAAQLIARLLDSMGKAEGILGTIAGDDTIFITPVRQVLVEDLIKNITELFETSL
- a CDS encoding DUF5363 domain-containing protein, whose product is MMSEQTEKKSWFKQALEKYDKFCDELGVNQGACRGCVPVVKFDPEPEKEQKAEKKE
- a CDS encoding DsrE/DsrF/TusD sulfur relay family protein, with product MSNSVQKFLFIINSAPYGNETFFSGLRLALQLQDQHNAKVEIKLFLMSDAVTAGLAKQNPAEGYHLQQMLEILTAQGATVKLCKTCTNARGITELPLAEGVEIGTLSELADWTIDADKVLNF
- a CDS encoding YtjB family periplasmic protein: MYITREKITKTLLLATITLLCFGIVAVILMGINQFKFGSQLASINQVSNLSHLLVRQQANIFSFLLVKNAKTDELVDSLDSFTKEDFIIDANIYSPKGVLLAQSQNAKELKTLLAEQTEKTQQIVEPIFSQQTLVGFLRVTFDAEYGQTTKARVEQQFKQLYGEMIILLLTGILLASSVHYYFRRKIHHIHIAPKPILGEMKTQTQRFHSRRRWNKRK
- a CDS encoding TIGR01777 family oxidoreductase → MNILITGGTGFIGTELIKKLKSENHHFTLLVRDKGKKSDDKQITYCYSLDEFSDLNDFDAVINLAGEPIFDKRWTEQQKRKLIESRVKITNKLSELINASVNPPHTFLSGSAIGIYGDLPKSANFYTESTACYQDCFTNHLCQQWERAALEAESDKTRVCLIRTGTVFSPEGGALKKILPIYKCGLGGKLGSGKQYWAWISRRDHVQAVIFLLKNANCSGVYNFVAPNPVRNEEFNRILANAVNRPAFFTAPEFALKLGLGERACLVLDNQQLIPEKLLAAGFEFQDPILTENIFLNP
- the mdh gene encoding malate dehydrogenase, which produces MCKKVALLGAAGGIGQSLALLLKLNLPAKSELSLYDISPVTPGIAVDLSHIPTDVKVTGFAGEDPTDALKDADVVVISAGVARKPGMTRADLFNVNATIVHNLVEKAAKVCPKACIAIITNPVNTIIPIAAEVLKKAGVYDKNKLFGVTTLDVIRAHTFVAEAKNVNVKYVRVPVIGGHSGTTILPLLSQATVNGLKLEFTQEQIEQLTHRIQNAGTEVVEAKAGGGSATLSMAQAGAEFALGLVRGLIGEDVIRYAYVDNTNGETSPAFFAYPIRLGAEGLKEVLPIGKLSDFEKKQVEDLIPILNEEIELGQKFNKDA